A window of Rhizobium sp. CIAT894 contains these coding sequences:
- the groL gene encoding chaperonin GroEL (60 kDa chaperone family; promotes refolding of misfolded polypeptides especially under stressful conditions; forms two stacked rings of heptamers to form a barrel-shaped 14mer; ends can be capped by GroES; misfolded proteins enter the barrel where they are refolded when GroES binds), with protein sequence MAAKEVKFHSDARERMLRGVDVLANAVKVTLGPKGRNVVIDKSFGAPRITKDGVSVAKEIELEDKFENMGAQMLREVASKTNDLAGDGTTTATVLAQAIVKEGAKAVASGMNPMDLKRGIDLAVDTVVKELKKNARKITSNSEIAQVGTVSANGDDEIGRYLAEAMEKVGNEGVITVEEAKTAETELEVVEGMQFDRGYLSPYFVTNQDKMRVEFEDPYILIHEKKLSNLQSLLPVLEAVVQSSKPLLIIAEDVEGEALATLVVNKLRGGLKIAAVKAPGFGDRRKAMLEDIAILTGGTVISEDLGIKLENVTLNMLGRAKKVAIEKENTTIIDGVGSKAEIDGRVAQIRAQIEETSSDYDREKLQERLAKLAGGVAVIRVGGSTEVEVKEKKDRVDDALHATRAAVEEGILPGGGVALLRAVRALDNLATANSDQKVGVEIVRRAIEAPVRQIAENAGAEGSVIVGKLREKPDFSYGWNAQTGEYGDLYTQGVIDPVKVVRTALQDAASVAGLLVTTEAMIAEKPKKDAAAPAMPAGAGMDF encoded by the coding sequence ATGGCTGCGAAAGAAGTCAAATTCCACAGTGACGCCCGGGAACGCATGCTGCGTGGGGTCGATGTCCTTGCCAACGCCGTGAAGGTTACGCTCGGCCCCAAGGGTCGTAACGTCGTGATCGACAAGTCGTTCGGCGCTCCGCGCATCACCAAGGACGGTGTTTCTGTCGCCAAGGAAATCGAACTCGAAGACAAGTTCGAAAACATGGGCGCCCAGATGCTGCGCGAAGTGGCCTCGAAAACCAACGACCTTGCCGGTGACGGCACCACGACCGCGACAGTTCTCGCACAGGCGATCGTCAAGGAAGGCGCCAAGGCGGTTGCCTCTGGCATGAACCCGATGGACCTGAAGCGCGGCATCGATCTTGCCGTCGACACCGTCGTCAAGGAACTGAAGAAAAACGCCCGGAAGATCACCAGCAATTCCGAAATCGCCCAGGTCGGCACCGTCTCCGCCAATGGCGACGACGAAATCGGCCGCTACCTCGCCGAGGCGATGGAGAAGGTCGGCAACGAAGGCGTCATCACCGTCGAAGAGGCCAAGACGGCTGAAACCGAACTCGAAGTCGTCGAAGGCATGCAGTTCGACCGCGGCTACCTGAGCCCGTACTTCGTGACCAACCAGGACAAGATGCGGGTCGAGTTCGAGGATCCCTATATCCTCATTCATGAAAAGAAGCTGTCCAACCTGCAGTCCTTGCTGCCGGTCCTCGAAGCGGTCGTTCAGTCAAGCAAACCGCTGCTGATCATTGCTGAAGATGTCGAAGGCGAAGCTCTTGCCACGCTCGTCGTCAACAAGCTTCGTGGGGGCCTGAAGATTGCCGCTGTCAAGGCTCCGGGCTTCGGCGATCGCCGCAAGGCCATGCTGGAAGACATCGCTATCCTCACAGGCGGCACCGTCATCTCCGAGGATCTTGGCATCAAGCTCGAAAACGTCACCTTGAACATGCTCGGCCGGGCCAAGAAGGTGGCAATCGAAAAGGAAAACACCACCATCATCGACGGTGTCGGCTCCAAGGCCGAAATCGACGGCCGCGTCGCGCAGATCCGCGCCCAGATCGAGGAAACCTCGTCTGACTACGACCGCGAAAAGCTGCAGGAACGCCTTGCCAAGCTTGCCGGCGGCGTTGCCGTCATCCGGGTGGGTGGTTCGACGGAAGTCGAGGTGAAGGAAAAGAAGGATCGTGTCGACGATGCGCTGCACGCGACCCGCGCGGCCGTCGAGGAGGGTATCCTGCCAGGCGGCGGTGTCGCATTGCTGCGCGCAGTTAGGGCGCTCGACAATCTCGCCACGGCCAATTCGGACCAGAAGGTCGGCGTCGAGATCGTTCGCCGCGCCATCGAGGCGCCTGTGCGCCAGATCGCCGAGAACGCCGGCGCGGAAGGCTCTGTCATTGTCGGTAAGCTGCGGGAGAAGCCCGACTTCTCCTATGGCTGGAACGCCCAGACCGGCGAATACGGCGATCTTTACACGCAAGGCGTCATCGATCCTGTCAAGGTCGTGCGCACGGCGCTGCAGGATGCTGCTTCCGTTGCCGGCCTTCTCGTGACGACGGAAGCAATGATCGCCGAAAAGCCCAAGAAGGACGCCGCCGCACCGGCAATGCCCGCCGGCGCCGGAATGGACTTCTAA
- a CDS encoding isochorismatase family protein, translated as MYNSKSKSSVLATGGGMSLIDPSDVLILLLDHQSGLFQTVRDISVSDLRRNVEMIARLATLLNIPVVTTASEPAGPNGPLMPEIHEYAPHAVYVPRSGEINAWDNDDFVATVCATGRKTLVMAGVWTSVCVMFPALDARAAGYDVYAVLDASGDPSEMASRISLARFVQGGVKPTSANALLSELHRSWARPEAAELAKLYGLAAPNYAAVAESYARARQAAREASQGQTHPVLAT; from the coding sequence ATGTATAACAGCAAATCCAAGTCGAGCGTGCTTGCGACGGGCGGCGGCATGAGCCTCATCGATCCCTCCGACGTCCTGATCCTGCTTCTGGACCACCAGTCCGGCCTGTTCCAGACCGTCAGGGACATATCAGTCTCCGATCTGCGCCGGAATGTGGAGATGATCGCCAGGCTTGCCACGCTTTTGAATATCCCGGTCGTCACGACCGCCTCGGAACCTGCCGGCCCCAACGGCCCGCTGATGCCGGAGATCCATGAATATGCGCCGCACGCCGTCTATGTGCCGCGCAGTGGCGAGATAAATGCCTGGGACAATGACGATTTCGTCGCCACGGTCTGCGCGACCGGCCGCAAGACGCTCGTCATGGCGGGCGTCTGGACCAGCGTCTGCGTCATGTTTCCGGCGCTCGACGCCCGCGCCGCCGGCTATGACGTCTACGCCGTACTTGATGCCTCGGGGGATCCGAGCGAAATGGCCTCGCGCATTTCGCTCGCCCGCTTCGTCCAGGGCGGCGTCAAACCCACATCTGCCAACGCCCTTCTGTCCGAGCTCCATCGCAGCTGGGCGCGGCCCGAGGCCGCCGAACTCGCAAAACTCTACGGGCTTGCCGCGCCAAACTATGCGGCGGTCGCCGAAAGTTATGCCCGTGCCCGGCAGGCGGCCAGGGAGGCAAGCCAGGGACAGACTCATCCGGTGCTTGCGACATGA
- a CDS encoding glycosyltransferase family 4 protein, which yields MKIAQIAPLAESVPPKLYGGTERIVSYLTEELVAEGHDVTLFASGDSVTRARLVSSSDVALRLNPAVRDHLPHQVVMLEEIRRRAHEFDVLHFHIDLLHFPMIREFADRTVTTLHGRLDLPDLKPFYQAFPDIPLVSISNDQRRPMPPVNWSGTVYHGLPVDLLPFTEKPNGNYLAFLGRISPEKRPDRAIEIAAKVGMPLKIAAKVDNADKAYWETVIEPMVKSHPNVKFIGEINEHQKADFLGNASALLFPIDWPEPFGLVMIEAMACGTPVIAFGCGSAPEVIDNGISGILVDCVTEAVENVEWALRMDRKKVRTTFEERFSAQRMAQDYLDIYRNLPGVRTKAAPLRRANGQDFDLQIVA from the coding sequence ATGAAGATCGCTCAGATCGCACCACTCGCCGAAAGTGTTCCGCCCAAGCTCTATGGCGGCACCGAACGCATCGTTTCTTATCTCACCGAAGAACTTGTCGCCGAAGGCCACGATGTCACCCTCTTTGCCAGCGGCGATTCTGTCACCCGGGCCCGCCTGGTATCTTCCTCCGACGTCGCGTTACGCCTGAATCCGGCCGTGAGAGACCATCTGCCGCATCAGGTCGTGATGTTGGAGGAAATCCGTCGGCGGGCGCATGAATTCGATGTGCTGCACTTCCACATCGATCTGTTGCATTTCCCAATGATCCGCGAGTTTGCCGACCGTACCGTCACGACTTTGCACGGTCGGCTCGATTTGCCGGACCTCAAACCGTTCTATCAGGCCTTCCCCGATATCCCGCTGGTGTCGATTTCCAACGACCAGCGCCGCCCGATGCCTCCGGTCAACTGGTCGGGAACGGTCTATCATGGCCTGCCGGTCGACCTGTTGCCATTCACGGAAAAACCCAATGGCAACTATCTTGCTTTCCTTGGACGCATATCTCCTGAGAAGCGACCGGATCGTGCGATCGAGATCGCAGCCAAGGTCGGGATGCCGCTGAAGATCGCCGCGAAGGTCGACAATGCCGACAAGGCCTATTGGGAAACGGTCATCGAGCCGATGGTAAAAAGCCATCCGAATGTTAAGTTCATCGGCGAAATCAACGAGCATCAGAAGGCCGATTTCCTCGGCAATGCCAGCGCGCTGCTGTTCCCGATCGACTGGCCCGAGCCGTTCGGACTGGTCATGATTGAAGCAATGGCCTGCGGCACACCGGTAATTGCCTTCGGATGTGGTTCAGCCCCCGAGGTTATCGATAACGGGATCTCGGGCATCCTGGTCGATTGCGTGACGGAAGCCGTTGAGAACGTCGAATGGGCGCTCCGGATGGATCGAAAGAAGGTTCGTACGACGTTCGAGGAGCGTTTTAGCGCCCAGCGGATGGCACAGGACTATCTTGACATCTATCGCAATCTTCCCGGCGTCCGTACGAAGGCGGCCCCGCTGCGCCGTGCTAACGGTCAGGACTTCGATCTTCAGATCGTCGCATGA
- a CDS encoding Hsp20 family protein: MATSYDYAPLYRSSVGFDRIFNLLENAQRARATNDWPPYDIVKTGDDSYRISIAVAGFAKDDLDISFQSNLLTVTGKKHEVPTDGYLHRGIAGRPFEHRFELADHVRVNGADLSNGLLSIELVREIPEALKPRKISIQSTPALTSAAPAQIEAQKAA; this comes from the coding sequence ATGGCAACATCTTACGACTACGCACCACTCTACCGTTCGAGCGTTGGGTTCGACCGGATCTTCAACCTGCTCGAAAACGCCCAGCGCGCCCGTGCGACCAACGATTGGCCGCCTTATGACATCGTCAAGACAGGCGACGACTCATACCGCATCTCGATCGCAGTAGCGGGCTTTGCAAAGGACGATCTCGACATCAGTTTCCAATCCAATTTGCTGACCGTCACCGGCAAGAAGCATGAAGTTCCGACAGATGGCTACCTGCATCGGGGCATTGCCGGTCGCCCGTTCGAACACCGCTTCGAACTCGCGGACCACGTCCGGGTGAACGGAGCGGATCTCAGCAACGGTCTCCTGTCGATCGAGCTCGTCCGTGAGATCCCCGAGGCACTTAAGCCGCGCAAGATCTCGATCCAGAGCACGCCTGCTTTGACGTCAGCCGCTCCCGCGCAGATCGAAGCGCAGAAGGCGGCTTAA
- a CDS encoding winged helix-turn-helix domain-containing protein, with translation MSKQSAYLFGDFRLLPEAQSLLHKGRPVALGGRGFDILTLLVERAGEVVSKADLFAHVWPGYIVHDHNLKVNVGNLRRSLTDCDPAADYIATIAGRGYKFVGAVESDLPAPVRPVSFPASHYAAPHEVPKLLGRDEAIQQICGQLDQPGYVTIVGPGGAGKTSLAVTAARHYRGGHDAIAFVDLSTIGDPRFVVPAIASALGISLGLDDPVGGVIAVLREKAPLLIIDNCEHVIAMAATVVERISSEVPAAFILATSREPLRTRHEQIHFLSGLAYPDQATALSSSEALQFPAVQLFISRSHGSGTAEPTEDYVRSVVSICARLEGLALAIELAAGTARALAPSALDDLFRDGFGSMSRGARDAPLRHQTLEAALDWSYRLLPDREAVLLGLLSVFSGRFTADDAEVLYSAGALDPVTGRDALSQLVAKSLVSTDDDGGTVHYRLAESTGAYAAQRLFGSGHRQQARRQVAIRLRDKLQIAEREWSSQTSREWLRKYRRTIDDVRAAIDWAFDPAGDAELGIELVVAALPLWQELSAFREMLAAIDLVGENSAALLKLPPLGRAKLFTARAWAMTLARHMHPQTDNAWRESLFHASGSRNAELEMRSVCGQAVFFAYSGRPRTALRRMRDFAAEKGLNWSSAPDGKRLLAHIEIYAGELDSASSHLEALMDEWGDLEDGYGLSRFQVDLPTGIRLSQALLSWLQGEPDRAAHLAGYAIDRAADLDHMISLGNAISLAALPIAFVEGELETASRLQRQLDDVGRRENVGIYEGTALFFAGAIQAARGDAAGFTGMQDSIAGLLRGGWRNRVPFYRSLLAEAYIAAGEMRLAEDSLRAVLTEIGIREERWWHPDLRRVAGMIEAGNGRPDRATRYFEKSLDCARAMGAGAAVRRTERLMAALG, from the coding sequence TTGTCGAAGCAGAGCGCCTATCTATTCGGCGATTTCCGGCTGTTGCCGGAGGCGCAGTCGCTCCTGCACAAGGGAAGGCCGGTCGCGCTCGGCGGGCGGGGCTTCGATATCCTCACCCTGCTGGTAGAGCGGGCCGGTGAAGTGGTCAGCAAGGCCGACCTGTTTGCCCACGTATGGCCCGGCTATATCGTCCACGACCATAATCTGAAGGTCAATGTCGGTAACCTGCGGCGCTCGCTTACCGACTGCGATCCGGCCGCGGACTATATCGCGACGATAGCCGGCCGCGGCTACAAGTTCGTGGGCGCGGTGGAGAGCGATCTTCCGGCACCGGTACGGCCCGTTTCTTTCCCCGCAAGTCACTACGCAGCGCCGCACGAGGTGCCGAAGCTGCTTGGCCGCGACGAGGCGATCCAGCAGATCTGCGGCCAGCTCGATCAACCCGGCTATGTCACCATCGTCGGGCCGGGGGGCGCCGGGAAAACCTCGCTTGCGGTCACGGCGGCCCGGCATTACCGCGGCGGACACGACGCCATTGCGTTTGTCGATCTCTCGACGATCGGCGATCCGCGCTTCGTCGTCCCTGCGATCGCCTCCGCTCTTGGCATCTCGCTCGGGCTCGACGACCCGGTCGGGGGCGTGATCGCCGTGCTCCGGGAGAAGGCACCGCTGCTAATCATCGACAATTGCGAGCATGTCATCGCCATGGCGGCGACGGTCGTCGAGCGGATATCATCGGAGGTTCCCGCCGCCTTTATCCTCGCAACCAGCCGCGAGCCCTTGCGCACGCGGCACGAGCAGATCCATTTCCTCTCCGGGCTCGCTTATCCGGACCAGGCGACCGCGCTTTCATCGAGCGAGGCATTGCAGTTTCCGGCTGTCCAGCTCTTCATCTCCAGGTCTCATGGCTCCGGCACGGCTGAACCGACGGAGGACTATGTCCGCAGCGTCGTCTCGATCTGCGCAAGGCTGGAGGGCCTGGCGCTCGCCATCGAGCTCGCCGCCGGCACGGCCCGTGCGCTTGCGCCTTCGGCGCTCGACGATCTCTTCAGGGACGGCTTCGGTTCGATGAGCCGGGGAGCACGGGACGCGCCTTTGCGCCACCAGACGCTCGAAGCCGCGCTCGACTGGAGCTACCGGCTTCTTCCCGATCGCGAGGCCGTCCTGCTCGGCCTGCTTTCGGTGTTTTCGGGCCGGTTCACTGCCGACGACGCGGAGGTCCTCTATTCCGCCGGCGCCCTCGACCCCGTAACGGGACGCGACGCGCTGTCCCAGCTCGTGGCGAAATCGCTCGTCTCGACGGACGATGACGGCGGAACCGTGCATTACAGGCTGGCCGAAAGCACCGGCGCCTATGCGGCGCAGCGTCTTTTCGGCTCGGGCCATCGGCAGCAGGCGAGGCGACAGGTCGCCATCCGGCTGCGGGACAAGCTGCAGATCGCCGAAAGGGAATGGTCTTCGCAGACGTCCCGCGAATGGCTGCGGAAATATCGCCGGACAATCGACGATGTCCGGGCTGCGATCGACTGGGCCTTCGATCCCGCCGGCGACGCGGAACTGGGCATCGAGCTGGTCGTGGCCGCACTGCCGCTATGGCAGGAGCTTTCGGCGTTCCGGGAAATGCTGGCGGCGATCGACCTTGTAGGCGAAAACAGCGCCGCACTCCTGAAGCTTCCGCCGCTGGGACGGGCGAAGCTGTTTACGGCGCGGGCCTGGGCGATGACGCTTGCCCGCCACATGCATCCGCAAACCGACAATGCCTGGCGCGAGAGCCTCTTTCATGCGAGCGGATCGCGCAATGCCGAACTCGAAATGCGCTCGGTCTGCGGACAGGCGGTCTTCTTCGCCTATTCCGGCCGGCCGCGCACGGCTTTGCGCCGTATGCGGGATTTCGCCGCGGAAAAGGGGCTCAACTGGTCGAGCGCGCCCGACGGCAAGCGGCTGCTCGCCCATATCGAGATCTATGCCGGCGAACTGGATTCGGCATCGAGCCATCTCGAGGCACTGATGGACGAATGGGGCGATCTGGAGGACGGGTACGGATTGTCCCGATTCCAGGTCGATCTGCCCACCGGAATTCGTCTGTCGCAGGCGCTTCTGTCGTGGTTGCAGGGAGAGCCTGATCGCGCCGCCCATCTGGCCGGCTATGCCATCGATCGGGCCGCGGATCTCGATCACATGATATCGCTCGGCAATGCGATCTCGCTTGCGGCGCTTCCGATCGCCTTCGTGGAGGGTGAGCTCGAAACCGCGTCCCGGCTTCAGCGGCAGCTGGATGACGTCGGACGACGCGAGAATGTCGGCATCTACGAGGGCACCGCCCTGTTCTTCGCCGGCGCCATTCAGGCCGCTCGAGGCGACGCAGCCGGCTTCACCGGGATGCAGGACAGCATTGCCGGATTGCTCCGGGGCGGCTGGCGCAATCGTGTGCCTTTCTACCGCAGTCTTCTGGCGGAAGCCTATATTGCCGCGGGCGAGATGCGCCTTGCGGAAGACAGCCTGCGTGCCGTGCTCACCGAAATCGGGATCCGCGAGGAGCGCTGGTGGCATCCGGATCTGAGGCGCGTCGCGGGAATGATCGAAGCCGGCAACGGCCGACCGGATAGGGCGACACGCTATTTCGAGAAGTCTCTGGACTGCGCCCGCGCCATGGGTGCGGGCGCCGCGGTCCGGCGGACGGAGCGTCTTATGGCGGCGCTCGGCTGA
- a CDS encoding DUF982 domain-containing protein has protein sequence MKPDMFRKPVTILVGLGFPAEVRNVMDAYRHLAEWPTSFRDMVHSVALKACQAALRGDIDAETARGLFKAFAEKHDLLASETPAIAASRMRGDRDPHVQ, from the coding sequence ATGAAACCCGATATGTTCAGAAAACCTGTCACCATTCTTGTTGGCCTGGGCTTTCCTGCAGAAGTTCGCAACGTGATGGATGCTTACCGACACCTTGCTGAGTGGCCGACTTCGTTCAGGGACATGGTGCACTCTGTTGCCCTGAAGGCGTGTCAGGCGGCGCTTCGAGGAGACATCGACGCAGAGACGGCGCGCGGACTATTCAAGGCATTCGCGGAAAAGCATGATCTGCTGGCTTCTGAAACGCCTGCGATTGCTGCCTCTCGCATGAGGGGTGACCGCGATCCCCATGTGCAATGA
- a CDS encoding alpha/beta hydrolase, whose product MTVPVTCHRTTRVAGIDIFYREAGEEGAPVIVLLHGFPSSSHMYRNLIPALADRYHVIAPDLPGFGLSEMPSPTAFEYGFAAFSDVVARFLEQLGAERYALYVMDYGAPTGFRLALAHPDRVTALIVQNGNAYDDGMGDFWVPTRAYWADSGPANRDAMRPFLSLEGTRFQYLAGTRDEARVDPAAWLYDQLFLDRPGAKEIQLDIIYDYRTNVALYPAFHAYFRAHQPPALILWGENDPIFLAEGAHAFLRDLPGAELHFFDTGHFALEDKAHEMIPVMRDFLARILLPGNRNSETENDYV is encoded by the coding sequence ATGACCGTCCCCGTCACCTGCCACCGGACCACGCGCGTCGCCGGCATCGACATATTCTATCGCGAGGCGGGAGAGGAGGGCGCGCCCGTCATCGTGTTGCTCCATGGCTTTCCGAGCTCGTCGCATATGTACCGCAATCTCATTCCCGCGCTCGCCGACCGCTATCATGTCATCGCACCCGATCTTCCAGGCTTCGGCCTGTCAGAAATGCCCTCCCCGACCGCCTTCGAATACGGCTTTGCCGCCTTCTCCGATGTCGTCGCCCGCTTTCTCGAGCAGCTGGGCGCCGAGCGCTACGCTCTCTATGTCATGGATTACGGCGCGCCGACCGGCTTTCGCCTGGCGCTCGCTCATCCCGACCGCGTGACGGCCCTGATCGTCCAGAACGGCAATGCCTATGACGATGGCATGGGCGATTTCTGGGTGCCGACCCGCGCCTACTGGGCCGACAGCGGCCCGGCGAACCGCGATGCGATGCGGCCCTTCCTGTCGCTGGAGGGCACGCGCTTCCAGTATCTCGCCGGCACGAGGGACGAGGCCCGGGTCGATCCCGCCGCATGGCTGTACGATCAGCTCTTCCTCGACCGCCCGGGCGCGAAGGAAATCCAGCTGGACATCATCTACGACTACCGCACCAACGTCGCGCTCTATCCCGCCTTTCACGCCTATTTCCGCGCCCATCAGCCGCCGGCGCTGATCCTGTGGGGCGAGAACGATCCGATCTTCCTGGCCGAAGGCGCACACGCCTTCCTCCGCGACCTGCCCGGTGCCGAACTTCATTTCTTCGATACCGGACATTTCGCCCTCGAAGACAAGGCGCACGAGATGATCCCCGTCATGCGCGACTTCCTCGCGCGAATCCTTTTGCCCGGTAACCGGAACTCAGAGACGGAGAACGACTATGTATAA
- the groES gene encoding co-chaperone GroES, which yields MSFRPLHDRILVRRVESEEKTKGGIIIPDTAKEKPQEGVVIAVGSGARDEAGQIQALDVKAGDRILFGKWSGTEIKINGEDLLIMKESDVMGIIEAEAEQRQAA from the coding sequence ATGTCGTTCCGACCGCTTCATGACCGCATTCTCGTCCGCCGGGTCGAATCCGAGGAAAAGACCAAGGGCGGCATCATCATTCCCGACACAGCCAAGGAAAAGCCGCAGGAAGGCGTGGTGATCGCCGTCGGTTCCGGCGCACGCGACGAGGCGGGCCAGATCCAGGCGCTCGACGTCAAGGCCGGAGATCGCATCCTGTTCGGTAAATGGTCCGGCACCGAGATCAAGATCAACGGCGAAGACCTGCTGATCATGAAGGAAAGCGATGTCATGGGCATCATCGAGGCCGAGGCCGAGCAGAGACAAGCCGCCTGA
- a CDS encoding N-acetyltransferase has product MNPSPSADVGPRQEDAIEAKAFIDLYQAARGQLPDEERFDCVSLQGGCVISLPRAPATGLNRILGLGKTEDLDEAYNWMEGRRGNRFLQLNIDAASDAVKHWVQSKGLIPHGPGWAKLARNADAVADLAPGAVKTRQVLPEEARLFGAMMCAGFGFPEDLAALWSSIVGRDGWSCHYALDGDTPVGTGAMFTSGSFAWLGGGTTVPSFRNCGAQKALIYARLQEGLARGVSTFVVETEALSPEKANISNANLTKMGFVHRYNRANFLLG; this is encoded by the coding sequence TTGAATCCTTCTCCCTCTGCCGATGTCGGCCCGCGCCAGGAAGACGCCATCGAAGCCAAGGCCTTCATCGACTTATATCAGGCGGCCCGCGGGCAATTGCCCGACGAGGAACGATTCGATTGCGTTTCCCTCCAAGGTGGATGCGTCATCTCACTTCCGCGGGCGCCCGCGACCGGCCTCAACCGCATCCTGGGTCTCGGCAAAACCGAAGATCTCGATGAAGCCTACAACTGGATGGAAGGAAGGCGGGGAAACCGGTTCCTGCAACTCAATATCGACGCCGCATCGGACGCGGTGAAACATTGGGTCCAGTCGAAGGGTCTCATACCGCATGGTCCGGGATGGGCAAAGCTGGCGCGGAACGCAGACGCGGTCGCCGATTTGGCGCCCGGCGCGGTAAAAACGCGACAGGTCCTGCCGGAGGAAGCCAGGCTATTCGGCGCAATGATGTGCGCCGGCTTCGGCTTTCCGGAGGACCTTGCCGCTCTGTGGTCCTCGATCGTCGGCAGAGACGGTTGGTCCTGCCATTACGCGCTTGACGGGGATACGCCCGTCGGAACCGGCGCGATGTTCACTTCGGGATCCTTCGCCTGGCTCGGCGGTGGAACGACGGTTCCGAGCTTTCGCAACTGCGGCGCACAGAAGGCCCTGATATATGCCCGCCTGCAGGAAGGCCTGGCCCGCGGCGTATCGACCTTCGTGGTCGAAACCGAAGCCCTCTCGCCTGAAAAGGCCAATATCTCGAACGCCAACCTGACGAAAATGGGCTTCGTCCATCGCTACAACCGCGCCAACTTCCTATTAGGCTAG
- a CDS encoding usg protein has product MQFSTDLERQLNGYGLTTAHILYRIPDFGSVLQTYVWQDYDLAPDFPEMRKFLDFWQTSLDGPLHSVRYSHQRLIGPNEWRRVDGEFKLH; this is encoded by the coding sequence ATGCAATTCTCAACGGATCTGGAACGGCAACTGAACGGCTACGGCTTGACCACCGCCCATATTCTCTATCGCATCCCGGACTTTGGATCCGTCCTGCAAACCTACGTCTGGCAGGACTACGATCTCGCTCCGGACTTCCCCGAAATGCGCAAATTTTTGGATTTCTGGCAAACATCCCTCGACGGACCACTGCACTCCGTTCGATACAGCCACCAGCGCCTGATTGGGCCGAACGAATGGCGCCGTGTGGATGGCGAATTCAAGCTGCACTAA
- a CDS encoding alpha/beta hydrolase — MPRFVSGARAAGAPSLSIVLVHGAFVDGSGWQQVHGELAGFGFEVLVAQHPTISLGEDVAAVEHLIATARHPVLLVGHSYGGAVITQAGANPKVQALAYIAAFVPDVGESVAALNEAAEEPGETKAPLLPPQDGYLIVDPARFPQAFAADVSPAITRFMAAAQLPWGLSAVVATLTHAAWRSKPSFYLVASADRMVPPSAQRRMARRAGASITEIDSSHAAMMSHPQEVAAFLTAAASATPIRGDGQ, encoded by the coding sequence ATGCCCCGTTTCGTTTCGGGCGCCCGGGCAGCCGGCGCGCCATCCCTCTCGATCGTCCTCGTGCACGGCGCCTTCGTCGACGGCTCCGGCTGGCAACAGGTCCATGGCGAGCTTGCCGGCTTCGGCTTCGAAGTCCTCGTCGCCCAGCACCCGACCATCTCTCTCGGCGAGGACGTTGCCGCCGTCGAGCATCTGATCGCCACCGCTCGTCACCCGGTTCTCCTTGTCGGCCACAGCTATGGTGGGGCCGTCATCACGCAAGCCGGGGCCAATCCGAAGGTTCAGGCACTGGCCTATATCGCGGCTTTCGTACCGGATGTCGGCGAATCTGTCGCGGCACTAAACGAGGCTGCGGAAGAGCCCGGCGAGACGAAGGCACCATTGCTGCCCCCGCAGGACGGTTACCTCATCGTGGACCCCGCCCGTTTTCCGCAAGCCTTCGCAGCCGATGTCTCCCCGGCGATCACCCGGTTCATGGCGGCGGCACAGCTTCCCTGGGGCCTTTCGGCCGTCGTCGCGACCTTGACCCATGCCGCCTGGAGGAGCAAACCCAGTTTCTATCTCGTCGCCTCGGCCGACAGGATGGTGCCGCCGAGCGCGCAGCGCCGGATGGCCCGGCGCGCAGGAGCATCCATCACCGAGATCGACAGCAGCCACGCCGCGATGATGTCGCACCCGCAGGAAGTCGCGGCATTCCTGACGGCCGCTGCCTCGGCGACGCCGATCCGGGGAGACGGGCAATGA